In Pirellulales bacterium, one genomic interval encodes:
- a CDS encoding tetratricopeptide repeat protein gives MTTDRRWSSLRKVGAGRATDDRCCALIAATLLLAGSLCVGCKAPVRDGPVSEPLATCRQYSQRGMLAIEQGNWAEAEWMLSQAIETCPVDAVAREHYAETLWHRGERAAALAQIEQAIKLRGDDPALEVRAAQMLLDLGQPERAEAHVRWALVLDSHSASAWLVLGQLRARAGQTDDALTYYHRALVMDPDDRATLRALAELQDKLNLPHKSLINWQMLAQTYEAGQQPADVQMALGGAYHANGRYDEAAESFLAARERGAPPLEVCRRLATIWQAAGRTDLASRANAEATALEQQAIAARALAARPATPSQAPAPSPAPTTLR, from the coding sequence GTGACGACGGATCGTCGATGGTCGTCTCTGCGCAAGGTCGGCGCTGGTCGTGCGACCGACGATCGCTGCTGCGCGCTGATCGCGGCGACGCTGCTGCTGGCTGGCAGCCTTTGCGTCGGTTGCAAGGCGCCGGTGCGCGACGGACCCGTCTCAGAACCCCTCGCCACGTGTCGCCAGTATTCGCAGCGCGGCATGCTGGCGATCGAGCAGGGCAATTGGGCCGAGGCCGAATGGATGCTTTCGCAAGCGATCGAGACCTGTCCGGTCGATGCCGTCGCGCGCGAACACTACGCCGAAACCCTCTGGCACCGCGGCGAACGCGCAGCAGCGCTGGCGCAGATCGAACAGGCGATCAAGCTCCGCGGCGACGATCCGGCACTCGAGGTCCGCGCGGCTCAAATGCTGCTCGACCTGGGGCAGCCCGAGCGTGCCGAAGCCCACGTCCGCTGGGCGCTGGTGCTCGACTCCCACTCGGCGAGTGCCTGGCTCGTCCTGGGTCAATTGCGCGCGCGCGCCGGACAGACCGACGACGCCCTGACGTACTATCACCGTGCGCTGGTCATGGACCCCGACGATCGCGCCACCCTGCGCGCCTTGGCCGAGCTGCAGGACAAGCTGAATCTGCCGCACAAATCGCTGATCAACTGGCAGATGCTCGCCCAAACGTACGAGGCCGGCCAGCAACCGGCCGACGTGCAAATGGCCCTGGGGGGCGCCTATCATGCCAACGGCCGGTACGACGAGGCGGCCGAATCGTTCCTCGCGGCGCGCGAACGAGGCGCACCCCCGCTCGAAGTGTGCCGTCGGCTCGCCACGATCTGGCAGGCCGCAGGAAGAACCGACCTGGCCAGCCGGGCGAACGCCGAGGCCACCGCGCTCGAGCAGCAGGCCATTGCCGCGCGGGCGCTAGCCGCACGACCGGCGACTCCGTCTCAAGCCCCGGCCCCCTCTCCCGCGCCCACCACGCTACGTTGA
- a CDS encoding ABC transporter permease subunit, giving the protein MLVGPVFTREVLTSPRRTRTYVARAAYPGVLLVLMCTAWLLLAGIQVVEDTGEFARFGLMLFQVLGPLQLGLALFCSALLAAGAVAQEKDRGTLVLLLITRLTNAELVLGRLLASLLNILILVAAALPCFMLACLFGGIAWQQVLQSFAVTLVTTFAAGSLGSTLALWREKTFQTLAMTALAIVFWLVAWEVVALGLLGSNWLEVPTATWATAFSPWQAILETTRPATSAADLAAWWSGPVTWYIALALIATAVLNLVAIWRVRVWNPSREIQAVPREAEDRDSIWGLVPVEQSAAPVAAPAKQPLPSREVWDNPILWREIRTRAYGRRMLVVRVAYLLLFTLSAAGCWYLAQTEAGLTRWNVAAVLVPLGFLSLVLINAQAVTSLTTERDGRMLDLLLVTDLTPKEFVFGKLAGVAYNTKEMILLPLVLGIGLWLSPRGLPLENVIYLVGGLLVVELFAITLGFHCGMTYANSRVAIATSIGTVFFLVVGIATCMRLMVAFSGSFSVQLQPFLAFMLGGGVGLYMALGARNPSPAIGLASLLCPFATFYAITSFMLDHTLTVFLVVACMYGFATVAMLVPALYEFDVATGRTTLGEE; this is encoded by the coding sequence TTGCTCGTCGGGCCGGTATTTACGCGCGAGGTACTGACCTCACCCAGACGCACGCGCACGTACGTTGCCCGCGCTGCCTATCCCGGCGTGCTGCTGGTCTTGATGTGTACGGCCTGGCTCTTGCTGGCCGGTATCCAGGTCGTGGAAGACACGGGCGAATTCGCCCGCTTTGGGCTGATGCTGTTCCAGGTGTTGGGACCGCTGCAGCTTGGCCTGGCGCTCTTCTGCTCGGCGCTGCTGGCGGCCGGCGCCGTGGCCCAAGAGAAGGATCGCGGCACGCTCGTGTTGCTGCTCATCACGCGTCTGACCAACGCGGAGTTGGTGCTGGGGCGATTGCTGGCCAGTCTGCTCAACATCCTGATTCTGGTCGCGGCGGCGCTCCCTTGCTTCATGTTGGCGTGCCTGTTTGGCGGCATCGCCTGGCAGCAGGTGCTGCAATCGTTCGCGGTGACGCTGGTAACGACGTTCGCCGCCGGAAGCTTGGGCTCGACGCTGGCTCTATGGCGCGAGAAGACGTTTCAAACGCTGGCCATGACGGCACTCGCTATCGTCTTTTGGCTCGTCGCCTGGGAAGTCGTGGCCCTGGGATTGCTGGGATCGAATTGGCTGGAAGTGCCCACGGCGACTTGGGCGACGGCCTTCAGCCCCTGGCAGGCGATCCTCGAAACGACGCGGCCCGCCACGTCGGCGGCCGATCTCGCGGCCTGGTGGAGCGGACCGGTCACGTGGTACATCGCCCTGGCGCTGATCGCCACGGCCGTGCTCAACCTGGTGGCCATCTGGCGCGTGCGTGTCTGGAATCCCTCGCGAGAAATCCAGGCCGTGCCGCGCGAGGCCGAGGATCGCGACAGCATCTGGGGACTAGTGCCGGTCGAGCAGTCGGCCGCCCCCGTAGCGGCGCCCGCGAAGCAACCGCTCCCCTCGCGCGAGGTGTGGGACAACCCCATCCTGTGGCGCGAGATTCGTACCCGGGCGTACGGCCGGCGGATGCTCGTCGTGCGCGTGGCGTATCTGCTGCTCTTTACCCTCAGTGCGGCTGGATGCTGGTATCTCGCCCAGACCGAGGCGGGGCTGACTCGCTGGAACGTCGCCGCCGTGCTCGTGCCGCTGGGCTTTCTCAGCCTCGTGCTGATCAACGCGCAGGCGGTCACTTCGCTCACCACCGAACGTGACGGGCGCATGCTCGATCTGCTGCTCGTGACCGACCTGACGCCCAAGGAGTTCGTCTTCGGCAAGCTGGCGGGCGTGGCTTACAATACCAAGGAGATGATCCTCTTGCCCCTGGTACTGGGCATCGGCCTGTGGCTCTCGCCGCGGGGGCTGCCGCTCGAGAACGTGATCTATCTCGTCGGTGGCTTGTTGGTCGTCGAGCTCTTCGCCATCACGCTCGGGTTCCACTGCGGCATGACCTATGCCAACTCGCGCGTGGCGATTGCCACGAGCATCGGCACGGTTTTCTTCCTGGTGGTAGGCATTGCCACCTGCATGCGCTTGATGGTCGCCTTCAGCGGCTCGTTCTCGGTTCAGTTGCAACCGTTCCTGGCGTTCATGCTGGGGGGGGGCGTGGGGCTCTACATGGCGCTGGGGGCGCGCAACCCTTCGCCCGCGATCGGTCTGGCGTCGCTGCTCTGTCCCTTTGCCACGTTCTACGCCATCACGAGCTTCATGCTCGACCACACGCTGACGGTGTTTCTCGTCGTCGCCTGCATGTATGGCTTTGCGACGGTGGCCATGCTCGTACCGGCGCTTTACGAGTTCGACGTCGCCACCGGTCGCACCACCTTGGGCGAGGAGTAG
- a CDS encoding signal peptidase I, which produces MTEFPTEPAAAAGGGIMGMCCFVLEIAILIVVIIGLWKTFQKAGKPGWASIIPFYNMYVLTEIAGRPILWFILMLIPCVNIIAHIVVSIDVAKNFGKDTLYGVGLILFPFIFYPLLGFGDAKYQPVQHGP; this is translated from the coding sequence ATGACTGAATTTCCGACCGAACCGGCCGCGGCCGCCGGTGGTGGCATCATGGGGATGTGTTGCTTCGTCCTCGAGATCGCCATCCTGATCGTGGTCATCATTGGCCTCTGGAAGACCTTCCAAAAGGCTGGCAAGCCAGGTTGGGCTAGCATCATTCCCTTCTACAACATGTATGTGTTGACCGAGATCGCCGGCAGGCCGATCCTGTGGTTCATCCTGATGTTGATTCCCTGCGTGAACATCATCGCGCACATCGTGGTGTCGATCGATGTGGCCAAGAATTTTGGCAAAGACACGCTCTACGGGGTGGGATTGATTCTGTTTCCCTTCATCTTCTACCCTTTGCTCGGTTTTGGTGACGCCAAGTATCAGCCGGTGCAGCACGGACCGTAA